In the Pectinatus sottacetonis genome, CTTCGCCTTATGCAGGATACAAACAGGAAACTTATTTCCAGAATTGCTAATATATTTCAGGATGGAATTAACGAAGGGATTTTTGTTAACGAATCTTCTTTAGAATTATCACATGCTTATTGGTGTATGCTGGATGGATATCTTGTTCGTATGATGTGTCATCCCAAATTTGATTATGATAAAGCATTATCTATAATATGGAAAGCCTTTCTTGTAAATTCTCTGCAGAAAAAAAGATAATGCTGAAATAACTGAAATAAGGGAAGGAGCAGTGATAAATAGATTCGGTTGACAAGACTGAATAAAAATGGAGCTTTTTATTATAAAAAGCAGATTAGATTAGTATGATTTTTATCAGCCGGATCATAACTTAAGACGAATTTTTATCAAAAACTCTATTTTAAAATGGAAGTGTACGGCATGAAATTATTTGAAACGGTAGAAAAAGAAATAAAAGACACATTTGTCAATGAAGGAATGAAATTACTAAATAAAAATCCCGAAAAAAATATAGATCGGGGTTTTAAATTAGCGCAGAAATTTATGAGAAATAAAATATCGCAGGATGGTCTTAATGGATTATATAAATTATATAAATATAATCCAGCGACGCGGAAATACATGCAGAATTTCTTGCAGACTACTAATAAAAAAAGTTTGGAAAAATTTTTTATCAATTTTTTTGCTAATGCAACATGGTTTGGTGTTTCCAAGCGGGAAAAATTTTTGGAAGAAGAAAATACAAAGATTCCTTTTGTGATTTTATTAAGCCCATCGATGCGCTGTAATTTGCGTTGTACAGGCTGTTATGCTGCTAAATATAGTAAGAAAGATGATATACCCTTTGAAGAGATAGATCGGATCATTGGAGAGGCTAGAGAACTGGGAATATATTATTTTATAATTCTTGGTGGTGAACCGTTTGCCGTAGATTATATGCTGAAAATTTATGAAAAATATAATGATGTATTATTTACTCCCTTTACAAATGGAACGCTTTTCAATGAGGAATTGGCAGATAAACTGCAGAAACTGGGAAATGTTGTACCGATGTTTTCTCTGGAAGGTTTTGAAGAACAAACAGATGCTAGGAGAGGTAAGGGTGTTTTCAAAAAAGTAGTTCATGCTATGGACTTGTTAAAAGAAAGAGGTATGCTGTTTGGTGTTTCTTCTGCTGCGACCAGAGCAAATTTTGAGGTTGTAAGCTCAGATAAATTTGTGGATTTTTTAATTGAAAAAGGCGCCAAAATGAGTTTTTACTTTATTTATATGCCGGTAGGTATATCACCTGATATTAAAATGATGCTTAGGCCGGAAGAACGCGTGGAACTGGGGCGGCGTATCCGTCATATTCGTACGGATAAACCATATTTTGCCATTGACTTTTTCAATGATGCTCCTTATATAGGTGGCTGTATTGCTGGAAAGTATTACTGTCATATTAACTCTAAAGAAGAAGTTGAGCCATGCATCTTTGCGCATTATGCCTGTGATAATCTTAAAGGAAAACCATTGCTTAGTATTTTTCGTTCTCAGTTTTTTAAAGATTTACGTCAGGAACAACCATATAATAAAAATCTTTTACTGCCATGCATGATGATTGATAATACAGATGTAATACGTGATATAGTAAAACGTGATCATGCACATCCTACGGATGAAAGTGCAGCAAAAATGATTAATGATCCCCAGTTTATGCGAGAACTGGATGAATTGGCGCAGAATTATCGTCCGGCAGCTGATAAGGCATGGCAAAAATATTTTCATGATAAGGGTAATTATTGGTTATCAAAGGGTTAATCAGATAAGCTAGGAAAGCGTATTGAAGTGTACTATAAATAGTGGGGTTGTCAATAGCTTCAACAATAAATTAGTCATAGTATTTTATATATTTCTGGTAAAATAGAAGTCAACTGTACTCGGTATGATGAAGCTATTTGTGACAATCCCATATTATTTTAGTGCAGGTATTAACATAAATGAGTATTTGAAGGTAACAAATGTAAAAACTGCCGGTTCAATTATTAGGGGAATTACTGGAAAATGAATATTTTGATGGCCTGATTAATATTATAATGGTTTGTTTAAAATTTTTTCTAAATGTTCCTCCAAATAATTGGTATCTATTTTAGCTGCAATAAAATCTTTACTGGCGAGCAATTTACGATGCATGCTGATAGTGGTTTTTACCCCGGTTATAGTGAAATTTTTCAGTGCATCAGCCATTTTTTTTATAGCCTTATCACGTGTAGGAGCCCAGACAATAACTTTGGCGATCATGGAATCATAAAAAGGCGTGATAGTATTACCGCTGTACATAGCACTGTCAACACGGATACCATTTCCCGCCGGTGGGCGATAAATATCGATAGTACCAGGGCAGGGCATAAAATTATTATAAGGATCCTCAGCGTTTATCCGACATTCTACAGCCCAGCCATTTATGTGAATATCATCCTGCGTCCAGGGAAGAATTTCTCCGGCAGCCACAAGAAGTTGAGCTTTTATGAGATCTGTACCAGTAATCATTTCCGTAACAGGATGTTCTACTTGTATTCTGGTATTCATTTCCATAAAATAAAAGTTTTTTTGTTTATCAACAATAAATTCAATAGTACCAGCACCGCTGTATTTAACGGCCTTGGCGGCAGCAACAGCAGCTAGCCCCATTTTACTGCGTAGTGTTTCATCAATTACAGGGGAGGGAGCTTCTTCCAGCAGTTTTTGATGACGGCGTTGTACAGAGCAGTCCCGTTCGCCAAGGTAAACAGCATTGCCGTAATTGTCGGCCATTATTTGTATTTCTACATGGCGAGAATGAGTGAGATATTTTTCTAAATATACACCGGAGTTTCCAAATGATCGTTCAGCTTCTTGTGATGCTTGGTGAAGTGCTTTTTCTAATTCGTTGCCGTTATCAACAACGCGCATCCCTTTTCCTCCGCCCCCGGCCGTTGCTTTTATCAGCACAGGGTAGCCTATATCGCCAGCAATTTTTTTAGCTTCACCAATATCGGTTATCAAGCCTTCTGTTCCCGGAACAATGGGGACGAGGGCTTTTTTCATTGTTTGGCGGGCAATAGCCTTATCACCCATGCTGGACATAGCAGTGCTTGAAGGACCAATAAAGGTTATATTGGCGTTTACACAGGCTTTGGCAAAAGAAGGGTTTTCCGCTAAAAAGCCATATCCGGGGTGAATGGCATCAGCTTTCGCATGCTGGGCAGTAGTAATAATGCGTGTTATGTCAAGATAACTTTTTTTCGCTTGAGAAGCGCCTATGCAATATGATTCATCGGCCAGTTTTACATGCAGCGAGTTTTTATCTGCTTCAGAGTAGACAGCAGTAGATAATATTCCCATTTCACGACAGGCTTTAATTATGCGTACGGCAATTTCACCGCGATTAGCAATCAAAATTTTTCTAAACATAATAATATTTCATCCTCAATAAGTTTTTACTTTAAATAATGGCTGGCCGTATTCCACAAAATCGCCGTCTTTTACGAGAACTTCAATTATTTCTCCTTCAGTCTGTGCCTCAATTTCAGAAAAAAGTTTCATAGCTTCTAGGATACAGACAACTGTATTGGGATGAACCTTGCTGCCTTTTTCCACAAATGAAGGAATATCTGGTTCAGGTGAGCTGTAAAATGTACCTACCATAGGAGCGGTGATTTCTTCTATTTTCTCATTAGCAGTAAATGGAGGGGGAGCAGGAATAGAAGCCTTTTTATCATCGATGGAAGACACAGCAGGCAGTGAAGAACTTTTTTCTAATGTTATTTCACCGTCGCTGAATTTTAAATTCAGTTTATTCAAAGCAGAGTGGTCTAGGGTATTTATTAATTCCTTTATTTCTTCTAATTGCAGCAAGATAGATTCCTCCTGTTAATTTTGTAGTTTGGCTTTTATAGCTATTTTTATATTTTCCATGGTTTTTTCTTTTTCAATGAAAATTTGCTCAGCTTCTTCATGGCTGATCAACTTAAAGCGAATATGATCATTAGGTTTTAGCTGTGCTATGCGGGCTGTATCAGCAGTAATTGCCTGGGCAATTACTGGATAGCCGGCAACTGACTGATGGTCAGCCATCAGGATTATTGGATTTCCCTGTGGTGGAACCTGGATAGTGCCAAGTCCTACGGCTTCAGAGATTATTTCCATTGGTTTTTCTGTATTCAAGGGATGTCCTTGCAGACGATAGCCCATTCTATCGGCATTGTTAGTTATTAAATAATCAGAAGAGAAAAAATCATATTTTGATTGCTGGTCAAAATATTTATAATGCATGCCAGAAGTAACACGGATCGGTTTGTGCAGATTATCGGCAGAAAATGGTCTGCCGATAAACCAGCGGGCTTCAGCAAATGATTGAGCACCACGTGACAATAATGTTGTAAGAATTTGTTGACTGAAAGAATTGGGGTTACCGGTATGAAGTATATCATTTTTTTGCAGGGAACGGCCTTTGAATCCACCAATACCAGCTCGCAGATAGGTGCTTTTACTGCCCATAACTACAGGCACATCAAAGCCGCCTGCTGCAGCAAGATAAGCACGGCAGCCGGGCTGGCTGCTGCTGAACTTCATGACGGCGCCTGCTTTTACAGCTACAGGGCGCATATAAGGGACAGGCATACCATCTATTATAGGATTAAAATTGCCACCTGTAACTGCGATTAACGTATCTGCGGTAAATTCTATAGTCGGGCCCAAAAGGGTTATTTCAATGGTTCCTTCATTTTCATTATTACCGACCAGCATATTAGATAAGCGCATGGAGTAAATATCCATAGCGCCGGAAACAAGTACACCAATCTTTTGATAACCGTGTCGTCCACTGTCCTGGATACTTGTAAGAAGACCGGGACGAATTATTTTTAAACTCATTACGTATTCATCACCTTTATTTCCTGGAATTTTTCTGGAGATATGGGAATAAATTTTACTGAATCACCGGCGTTGAGTAAACTGGGATTTGGCCGGTCAGCATGAAACAAGTTCAAAGGGGTACGCCCGATTATCTGCCAGCCGCCTGGTGTACTTATAGGATAGCACCCTGTCTGTCTGCCAGCAATGCCGATACTGCCAGCAGGAATAGATAGACGAGGTTCACTTTTACGCGGGGCTGCGATTCTTTCATCCATGCCGCCAAGGTAGGGGAAACCAGGACAAAAGCCTATCATATATACAAGATAATCAGGCTGTGAGTGTATGGCGATGATATCATCGATGGATAAATTATTATGTTTGGCGACGTAGTCTATATCAGGGCCGTATTCTCCTCCATAACATACTGGAATTTCTACAGTCATGGTAGTAGAAGAAGGCAATTTGTCAGCAGCAGAAATATAATTTTCTAGTATGCCTTTAATGAGCTTGAATACAGTTTTATTTTCAGCAGCAGTATTAATATGTTTGTAGTCCGCTTTTATAATAAAAGGATTATAAAAAACGGCTACACTGGTGTAAGAAATAACATATTCACAAAAACCATTAAAAGGATGTCCTTCGATATAATCAGCAAGACTTTTAACTTTTTTATGGATTTGCGGATTTATTTCTGAACCAAAAGTAACAATAATTCCAGATTCACCAAGTGGTTTTATATTATAAAGATATTTAGACAAAATTTTCCTCCGCTAGATAATTATTAATAGTTATGATAAAAGTTTTATGGCTGCTACAATACTCATATAAGCGGTCATTAATACAACTATTATTCCGAATACGGTCATCCATACAGGATGCCTGTAATCGCCGACAATCTTACTGTTGTAAGCAGCAATTAGCATAACACCTAAGGTTATAGGAAGAATAAAACCGTTCAAGGTACCAACTAATATTAGGATAGTTACAGGCTTACCGATCACAGCAAAAACAAAAGTAGAAAAAATTATAAAAGCAATGACTAGCCAGCGGTAATGTGTGTCAAGTTTTTTACTGTAAGTTCTGATAAAAGATACAGATGTATATGCTGCACCAATAACAGAAGATATAGCTGCGGACCACATTACAATACCAAATATCTTATAGCCGATAATGCCCGCTGCAAAATGGAATACTGATGCTGGTGGATTAGATTTATCAAGAACAAAACCTCCAGTTACGACACCAAGTGTAGCTAAAAATAATAATATACGCATTATTCCAGTGACACATACACCGGTTACGGAGCTGCGGGTAATTTGCCCGACAGCTTTTTTCCCGCATATACCAGCATCAATAAGACGATGTCCGCCGGAAAATGTTATATATCCACCGACTGTGCCGCCGACCAGTGTTATGATGGAGAGCATATCAATATGGTCTGGCATAAAAGTTTTTGTTATTGCCTGGCCAACTGGTGGAGATGAAGAAACAGCTACATATAAGGTCAGAAGTATCATAATAAATCCGGCAATCTGTGTAAAACGGTCCATTAATTTTCCCGCTTCTTTAACTAAAAATATGGATACAGCTATTATACAGCTTATTATAGCTCCTGTAACAGGACTTAGCCCAAACAGAACGTTAAAACCAAGACCGGCACCAGCGATATTACCGATATTAAAGGCAAGTCCCCCGATAATAATAAGAAAAGATACTAAATAGCCTAATCCTGGAAATACCATATTGGCAATATCCTGTCCGCGTTTGCCTGATACTCCTATAATGCGCCAAATGTTGAGTTGTGTGCCAATATCAAGAATGATTGACAATAAAATTACAAATCCAAAACTGGCCATCAATGATTGTGTAAATACGGTAGTCTGTGTCAAAAAACCGGGTCCAACTGATGATGTTGCCATCAAAAAAGCCGCGCCCATGAGAATGCTAAAGGTACTTTCTTTTTTTGTATTCATGCTTACTGCCCCTTTACTATTAGTCAAATTTCCAATTATACCATAATTTTTAGTCATTTTTAATGAATAATGGTATTAAAAAAGCTAGTAAATTGATTATAAATTTACTAGCACCATTGCTACAAATTACAAGACTATAAAATAATTTTAGCATATGGAATTTTAAAAAGCAAACTATGAGGGATAAAAAACTATTTTTGTATTACTATATTAATTATGTCTAAGTATTTAGAGAGAAAATAATTGGTAGAATAGTATATAAGCTTGCATTATACTGGCTAGAAGCATACTATAAAATATTTTATTAGATAAATTTTACTAAAATAATATAGCATTTGTAATAATACATAATATGTTTTTTACTATAAGTCATTGACGTTGGAAGGGGCTAATTTTAATATCGGCTTCATGCAGTGCCGCATTTATTTTTTGCGCGAAAATAAGTGCCTTAGCATTATCGCCGTGAATACACATCGTGTCAGCACGTACTGTCAGAGATTTTCCGTCTGAAGCTGTTACTGTTCCTGTTTTTATCATCTGCAGAGCCTGTCTGATAGCAGCTTTATCATCGGATAAAACAGCTCCAGGTTCACTGCGTGGCATTAATGAACCATCGGATAAGTAAGCTCTATCCGCGAAAACTTCACTGGCTGTTTTTAAGCCAGCTTTTTCTCCTGCTTTAATCAGTTCACTGCCCGCCAGTCCGAAGAGAATTAATTTTTTATCGATATCTGCTACAGCTTGAGCAATGGCTTCAGCCAGCATGGTGTCCTTAGCAGCCATATTATATAGAGCTCCATGGGGCTTCACATGCTGCATATGGCCGCCGCAGGCAGTGACAAAAGCTGCCAGTGCACCTGTTTGATAAATCGTAATATCATAAGCTTGTGCTGCTGTTATATTCATGTTGCGGCGGCCAAATCCATTCAGATCCATAAGACCGGGATGGGCGCCAATAGCAGTATTGTTTTTTATAGCCATCAAGACGGTTTTATGCATGACATGGGGATCTCCTGCGTGAAAACCACAGGCAATATTAGCTGAAGAAACATATTTTAAAATAGCCTCATCATTACCGACTGTATAAATACCAAAACTTTCCCCTAAATCACTATTTAAATCTACCGACAACATATAAGCTCGGTCCTTTCTATGAGTTTTTTAGTGAATAATATTAAAAAAACCTAGTAAATTGATTATAAATTACTAATGACACTTTTTAAATTTACAAAATTACAAAATAATTTTAGCATATGAAATTTTAAAAAGCAAATAATAAAGAATAAAAACTTATTTTTTATTATAATTTAAGTGTTATGTATGATAAAAATAATAAGTTGGTAATAAAATGTATAATTTGCCTTATGTTGTTTAAATTATGTCATATATTATGTAACTGATATTTTAGCTATTTTTTAAAAGCGGATAAAATACCAGTTATATTCAGGTTTATAATAGCGTAATAATCATACATGTAGTTTACGTACTGAAGAATGGTAGTTTTTTACTAGAAGAGTATTTGAGAGAACAAGAGCCAGACATATAGAACCACTCAAAAGGATGACTATGCCAGACCATCCCTTCCAGATTAAGAAATTTCCACCCCAGGTACCAATAAAACTGGAACCAGCATAATAGAATAGCAGGTATAAAGCTGATGATTGGGCTTTGCCGACGGGACTGTATTTTACGACCATACTACTGGCTATAGAATGGCTACCAAAAAAACCGAAGGTAAATAATGCTATGCCGAGTATTTTCAACCATAATGGTAGTAATATAGTGATTATTATTCCTAGAAGCATACACATAAGACCCATGTCAAGAACCTTTAACTCACCGTGCAGACTGGCAAGTCTGCTCATAAAGGTAGAACTGAAAGTACCTACCAGGTATATTATAAAAATAAAACCTACTAGTGTTTGGCTTAATGAATAAGGCGGTGCGAGCAAAGGATATTCGGCATAATTATAAAGAGCGACAAAACTACCCATGATTAAAAACCCAATCATATATATAACGACTAGTTTGCCAACTTTCAAATTAATAGTAAAGCGTTGTGCAACATCATACAAACTGAGTTTACACGGCTGAAAGTTTTGCGAGACGGGCAAATTTTTGTAAAACCAGATACTTATAAAAAAACTTAAAATACTCAGCGTGCCAATAGCAACATGCCAGGAAAAAAGGTCAGTTAAAGTGCTTACAAGAAGCCGTCCTAAAAGACCGCCCACAGAGTTGCCGCTTATAAAAATACCCATGACTATTCCCGTAATACCAGGGTCAAATTCCTCCTGGATGTAAGTCATGGCAATAGCAGGATAGCCTGCAAGAAATATTCCTTCAACAATACGAATGGGCAGAATCACATAAAAATTATCAATAAAAGCAATAATGCCTATTAGTATAGTAGAACCTAAAATAGAACTGCACATTATTAACTTTCGGCCGAAATGATCAGATAGAGATGGTGTAAGCAGCATGGCTATGGCTAAACTTCCAGTAGCCATAGAAATTGAAAGGCTGGCGATAGACGGAGAAATCTTGTATTCGGAAGAAAAAACCGGAATTAGAGGTTGGAAACAATATAAAAGAGCAAAAGTGACAAAACTACCAAAAAATAGGGCTGCAATAGTGGGCCAGTATTGTTTGTCACCTTTTTTTATAAAATGAGCAGATGGCACGAGATATACAATCCTTTCTTGAATAATTATTATTGCTATATGAGCAATAAAGTTAGTATACTATAGATACAGATATGCAGGAAGCAGCAAAATTTCATATGGATTATGATAAAAGAGCATAGGGGATATTTTATATGGATATAAATAAATGTAGGGTAATGCTTACAGCAATTGATATGGGCAGTTTGTCAGCTGCTGCTGTTCAACTGGGTTATACTCCTTCTGGTGTAACAAGAATGATAAATTCATTGGAAGAAGAAATAGGTTTTGCTATACTGGCAAGAAACTATAAAGGCGTGAAAGTTACAAAGGATGGTAAAAAAATGCTGCCGCTGTTTCGTAAGTTGGTACATGTTCAGGAGCAGACACTGCAGCTGAGTGCGCAGATCCGTGGCCTCGACATAGGGAATCTTACTATTGGAACTTATTATAGTATTGCAGCGTGCTGGCTGCCTAAAATAATCAGAGAATTTCAGTCGGATTATCCCCAAATATATGTTCACACTATGGAGGGAGCAAACAGTGATCTGACATGCTGGCTGGAAGAACACCGGATTGACTGCTGTTTTTTTAGTGAGTATCCAATAGAAGGTGACTGGATCCCTTTAAAGCGTGATGAATTAGTTGCATGGCTGCCACAAAATCACCCTAAAGCATCTCTGCCAGTATTTCCTATAAAAGATATAGATGGAGAACCTTTTATAAAAACGTTACCTGAACGTAATACTGATGTAGAAAGATTTTTGCACAAAAAAAAGCTTTCACCTGATATTCGATTTACTACTATAGATAATTATACTACCTATTCCATGGTAGAAGCCGGACTGGGGATAAGTCTCAATAAACGGCTCATGTCAATAAACTGGTCAGGGCGGGTTGCGATAAAGCCGCTTGATCCTCCTTATTATATAACGCTGGGGATAGGGCTGCCCTCTTTGAAAAATGCATCACCAGCGGCGAAAAAATTTATAAAATGTGCGCAGCGGATAATAAATGAAAAATAGTAAAGAATTTTTTTACAAATGTATATAAAGAAAAATTATAGAAAATGGGATTTAATGTATTGATATGATCCGATTGCAGCTGAAATTATAATAAACAAAAAAAGTATGCCGATCATCAGTAATTATTATATATATCTATTATGGGGGGATAAGTAATTGCTATTGAACTTTATATTTGTCAATGCTATACTAAATATGGAAAAAATAAAATTAAAATTATTCAACTAAAATAATTCATGATTTGTGAAATCACATAAGTGTATGATGTATAGCTATGAATAATTGCAGATGCGGTTTTTTTATTTACTTACTACAGTATAAATAATATAAATTAACAGAAAAAAGAAAAAATTAATAGATATAATTTTATAAAATAAGTATGACAGTTACCTGTGTAGTCAGATGCTCTGAAGTGATTGTCAGTTTGTGAAGGGTGTAACATGAAAAAATACGTAGTGATAATTTGCTTACTGCTAGGCTGTTTTTCCGGTCAGGCAGTGGCAGCAACAGCAACATCGCAGCCTATATGGGAAATATCTGCGGTACCAAAACCATCGGCCAGTGAAACAGAGGCAATGCGCTGGACGGTCTTATTTACAAATGATATAGCAGAATACTTTTTGGATACAACTTCTTTGAAGCAGGACAAAGTGGATAAAGATATTGTAAGAGCTGAGATAAAGGCAGTATATACAGATAAAGCATTATTAAAAAAACTTGATAAAATTTATAAGGCGAAATTAACTGCTAACGATCACGTGGCTTATAGTGAGATCTATATGGCCTTTAAAATTAACAAAAGTCAATATACTATCGAAGAAGAGAAGATTTATAATAAAAAGGGTGTTTTGCTGGCCGATAAAAAATTAACGGAAAAATTTTCTCCTGTGCCGATAAAGACATTAGTGGATACAGTATATGTGATATGCCGGAACCATATGCGGAATGGATTATTATCATAAAGAGGTGCTATCTGTGTGCAAGGATGATATAAAAAATATATGGAAGGCTATTCTGGGTCAAAAGAAACAGCTGGCGTGTTTGATAACTGATCATGCCGGGATGTATAAAAATCTTGCGGATGTGGAAGAAAAAATAGTTACGGCAGAAAAAGAGCTGCTGGAGCTGGAAGAACAGCTGGCGGGACTTATGGATAGGGAATCGCAGTTGTTACTGAAACATACACAGGATTTTTCTAATAACGTCAAAACGACTTTTCCACAGAAACCTGTGGAAAAACTGACCATTTTATTTCTTGCTGCTAATACGAACGAGATGCCACAGCTGGCACTGAATAAAGAAGTTCATGCGATAACGGATTCTATACGTATGTCAGCAGATCGGGACTCTATGGAATTTTTTACCCGCTGGGCGACACAGGCGGCAGATATACTGCAGATGATCAATGAACTT is a window encoding:
- a CDS encoding radical SAM protein, with translation MKLFETVEKEIKDTFVNEGMKLLNKNPEKNIDRGFKLAQKFMRNKISQDGLNGLYKLYKYNPATRKYMQNFLQTTNKKSLEKFFINFFANATWFGVSKREKFLEEENTKIPFVILLSPSMRCNLRCTGCYAAKYSKKDDIPFEEIDRIIGEARELGIYYFIILGGEPFAVDYMLKIYEKYNDVLFTPFTNGTLFNEELADKLQKLGNVVPMFSLEGFEEQTDARRGKGVFKKVVHAMDLLKERGMLFGVSSAATRANFEVVSSDKFVDFLIEKGAKMSFYFIYMPVGISPDIKMMLRPEERVELGRRIRHIRTDKPYFAIDFFNDAPYIGGCIAGKYYCHINSKEEVEPCIFAHYACDNLKGKPLLSIFRSQFFKDLRQEQPYNKNLLLPCMMIDNTDVIRDIVKRDHAHPTDESAAKMINDPQFMRELDELAQNYRPAADKAWQKYFHDKGNYWLSKG
- the accC gene encoding acetyl-CoA carboxylase biotin carboxylase subunit, encoding MFRKILIANRGEIAVRIIKACREMGILSTAVYSEADKNSLHVKLADESYCIGASQAKKSYLDITRIITTAQHAKADAIHPGYGFLAENPSFAKACVNANITFIGPSSTAMSSMGDKAIARQTMKKALVPIVPGTEGLITDIGEAKKIAGDIGYPVLIKATAGGGGKGMRVVDNGNELEKALHQASQEAERSFGNSGVYLEKYLTHSRHVEIQIMADNYGNAVYLGERDCSVQRRHQKLLEEAPSPVIDETLRSKMGLAAVAAAKAVKYSGAGTIEFIVDKQKNFYFMEMNTRIQVEHPVTEMITGTDLIKAQLLVAAGEILPWTQDDIHINGWAVECRINAEDPYNNFMPCPGTIDIYRPPAGNGIRVDSAMYSGNTITPFYDSMIAKVIVWAPTRDKAIKKMADALKNFTITGVKTTISMHRKLLASKDFIAAKIDTNYLEEHLEKILNKPL
- the accB gene encoding acetyl-CoA carboxylase biotin carboxyl carrier protein yields the protein MLQLEEIKELINTLDHSALNKLNLKFSDGEITLEKSSSLPAVSSIDDKKASIPAPPPFTANEKIEEITAPMVGTFYSSPEPDIPSFVEKGSKVHPNTVVCILEAMKLFSEIEAQTEGEIIEVLVKDGDFVEYGQPLFKVKTY
- a CDS encoding 5-oxoprolinase subunit C family protein; translation: MSLKIIRPGLLTSIQDSGRHGYQKIGVLVSGAMDIYSMRLSNMLVGNNENEGTIEITLLGPTIEFTADTLIAVTGGNFNPIIDGMPVPYMRPVAVKAGAVMKFSSSQPGCRAYLAAAGGFDVPVVMGSKSTYLRAGIGGFKGRSLQKNDILHTGNPNSFSQQILTTLLSRGAQSFAEARWFIGRPFSADNLHKPIRVTSGMHYKYFDQQSKYDFFSSDYLITNNADRMGYRLQGHPLNTEKPMEIISEAVGLGTIQVPPQGNPIILMADHQSVAGYPVIAQAITADTARIAQLKPNDHIRFKLISHEEAEQIFIEKEKTMENIKIAIKAKLQN
- the pxpB gene encoding 5-oxoprolinase subunit PxpB; its protein translation is MSKYLYNIKPLGESGIIVTFGSEINPQIHKKVKSLADYIEGHPFNGFCEYVISYTSVAVFYNPFIIKADYKHINTAAENKTVFKLIKGILENYISAADKLPSSTTMTVEIPVCYGGEYGPDIDYVAKHNNLSIDDIIAIHSQPDYLVYMIGFCPGFPYLGGMDERIAAPRKSEPRLSIPAGSIGIAGRQTGCYPISTPGGWQIIGRTPLNLFHADRPNPSLLNAGDSVKFIPISPEKFQEIKVMNT
- a CDS encoding NRAMP family divalent metal transporter, producing the protein MNTKKESTFSILMGAAFLMATSSVGPGFLTQTTVFTQSLMASFGFVILLSIILDIGTQLNIWRIIGVSGKRGQDIANMVFPGLGYLVSFLIIIGGLAFNIGNIAGAGLGFNVLFGLSPVTGAIISCIIAVSIFLVKEAGKLMDRFTQIAGFIMILLTLYVAVSSSPPVGQAITKTFMPDHIDMLSIITLVGGTVGGYITFSGGHRLIDAGICGKKAVGQITRSSVTGVCVTGIMRILLFLATLGVVTGGFVLDKSNPPASVFHFAAGIIGYKIFGIVMWSAAISSVIGAAYTSVSFIRTYSKKLDTHYRWLVIAFIIFSTFVFAVIGKPVTILILVGTLNGFILPITLGVMLIAAYNSKIVGDYRHPVWMTVFGIIVVLMTAYMSIVAAIKLLS
- a CDS encoding LamB/YcsF family protein; amino-acid sequence: MLSVDLNSDLGESFGIYTVGNDEAILKYVSSANIACGFHAGDPHVMHKTVLMAIKNNTAIGAHPGLMDLNGFGRRNMNITAAQAYDITIYQTGALAAFVTACGGHMQHVKPHGALYNMAAKDTMLAEAIAQAVADIDKKLILFGLAGSELIKAGEKAGLKTASEVFADRAYLSDGSLMPRSEPGAVLSDDKAAIRQALQMIKTGTVTASDGKSLTVRADTMCIHGDNAKALIFAQKINAALHEADIKISPFQRQ
- a CDS encoding MFS transporter; this encodes MPSAHFIKKGDKQYWPTIAALFFGSFVTFALLYCFQPLIPVFSSEYKISPSIASLSISMATGSLAIAMLLTPSLSDHFGRKLIMCSSILGSTILIGIIAFIDNFYVILPIRIVEGIFLAGYPAIAMTYIQEEFDPGITGIVMGIFISGNSVGGLLGRLLVSTLTDLFSWHVAIGTLSILSFFISIWFYKNLPVSQNFQPCKLSLYDVAQRFTINLKVGKLVVIYMIGFLIMGSFVALYNYAEYPLLAPPYSLSQTLVGFIFIIYLVGTFSSTFMSRLASLHGELKVLDMGLMCMLLGIIITILLPLWLKILGIALFTFGFFGSHSIASSMVVKYSPVGKAQSSALYLLFYYAGSSFIGTWGGNFLIWKGWSGIVILLSGSICLALVLSNTLLVKNYHSSVRKLHV
- a CDS encoding LysR family transcriptional regulator, with translation MDINKCRVMLTAIDMGSLSAAAVQLGYTPSGVTRMINSLEEEIGFAILARNYKGVKVTKDGKKMLPLFRKLVHVQEQTLQLSAQIRGLDIGNLTIGTYYSIAACWLPKIIREFQSDYPQIYVHTMEGANSDLTCWLEEHRIDCCFFSEYPIEGDWIPLKRDELVAWLPQNHPKASLPVFPIKDIDGEPFIKTLPERNTDVERFLHKKKLSPDIRFTTIDNYTTYSMVEAGLGISLNKRLMSINWSGRVAIKPLDPPYYITLGIGLPSLKNASPAAKKFIKCAQRIINEK
- a CDS encoding CHAT domain-containing protein, with protein sequence MCKDDIKNIWKAILGQKKQLACLITDHAGMYKNLADVEEKIVTAEKELLELEEQLAGLMDRESQLLLKHTQDFSNNVKTTFPQKPVEKLTILFLAANTNEMPQLALNKEVHAITDSIRMSADRDSMEFFTRWATQAADILQMINELDPEIIHFSGHGMENGNLLLNDPSGNVQPVSKEAMAAAIATMSGHVRLIFFNACFSEQEAQAVVKYTEAAIGMRKEIPDEAAIVFAAQFYSSIGFGKDLATAFNQAKAALLLRGIVEEATPVLYVKEGMKASDIVMIDQLNKKSGK